A single window of Pontibacillus chungwhensis DNA harbors:
- a CDS encoding gamma-type small acid-soluble spore protein, which translates to MAKHRNQPTNVDDVKARNANSGMSYKEVEEYMAKTTGGHDTKQYSNTNPATVRRKIESKNSESNPY; encoded by the coding sequence GTGGCTAAGCATCGTAATCAACCAACGAACGTAGATGACGTAAAAGCACGGAACGCAAATTCCGGGATGAGTTACAAAGAAGTAGAAGAATACATGGCCAAGACAACAGGCGGTCATGATACCAAACAATACAGCAACACCAATCCCGCCACCGTACGCAGAAAAATAGAATCCAAAAACTCCGAAAGCAACCCGTACTAA
- a CDS encoding NAD(P)/FAD-dependent oxidoreductase: MRDAQVTIIGAGLSGIMAARTLRLNGVEDVQLIDKGKSVGGRLATRRIEGGKADHGAQFFTVRSQELQQYVEDWREKGWIKHWFGDPYPRYTSVDGMNTLAKRLAEDLDPELNTRITSIKESIGGFQLTSEEGNTCTTGALIITCPLPQTVTLLEESRVSFDPEKFNQIKNVSVSPAFVGLFEVTGETTIPSSGHVDKGLPEGVERMVDHYKKGISDKRIISIYMDSEWSETHFEQDEEEVTRLIKDLGKEFIPFESIRSEQLKRWRYAQSAQVISQPFLNLHDALPLFIAGDTFLYEEDETARTRFESAFRSGIAAGEHVSGLVKQL, from the coding sequence ATGAGAGATGCTCAAGTCACCATCATAGGTGCAGGACTATCAGGAATTATGGCGGCTCGAACGCTGCGATTAAACGGAGTTGAAGATGTTCAGCTTATAGACAAAGGGAAAAGTGTAGGAGGACGGTTAGCTACACGACGAATAGAAGGTGGGAAAGCGGATCATGGCGCTCAATTCTTCACAGTACGCTCTCAAGAGCTACAGCAATACGTAGAAGATTGGAGAGAGAAAGGCTGGATTAAGCATTGGTTTGGCGATCCGTATCCTAGATACACAAGTGTAGACGGAATGAATACGTTGGCAAAAAGGCTAGCGGAAGATTTGGACCCAGAGCTTAACACGCGTATAACAAGCATTAAAGAATCCATTGGTGGATTCCAACTAACTTCAGAAGAAGGAAATACCTGTACCACTGGGGCTCTTATCATTACTTGTCCCCTCCCACAGACCGTTACACTTCTGGAAGAGAGTCGTGTTTCCTTTGATCCTGAGAAATTTAATCAAATCAAGAACGTTTCTGTATCACCTGCTTTCGTGGGCTTGTTTGAGGTAACGGGAGAAACCACAATCCCGTCATCTGGCCATGTTGATAAAGGGCTCCCGGAAGGTGTGGAAAGAATGGTTGACCACTATAAAAAAGGGATATCTGATAAACGAATAATCAGTATATATATGGATAGCGAATGGAGTGAGACCCATTTCGAGCAGGATGAGGAGGAAGTTACTCGTCTCATCAAAGATTTGGGAAAAGAATTTATACCGTTCGAATCGATCCGTTCTGAACAACTCAAACGATGGAGGTATGCGCAATCTGCTCAAGTCATTAGCCAACCATTCTTAAACCTCCATGACGCTTTGCCTTTATTTATTGCAGGAGATACCTTTTTGTATGAAGAGGATGAGACCGCTCGTACTCGATTTGAGAGTGCGTTCCGCTCAGGAATCGCTGCTGGTGAACACGTAAGTGGGTTAGTGAAACAGTTATGA
- the nadA gene encoding quinolinate synthase NadA — protein sequence MNLFEAVEQKHPTLPDRYKEMTTEELEERVRGVKSRMGNRLFLPGHHYQKDEVIQFADARGDSLKLAQLSAENQDAEAIVFCGVHFMAETADILTQPNQHVYLPDMRAGCSMADMASLQQTEKAWSALHSHFQDTILPLTYVNSTAAIKSFVGKYGGATVTSSNAQAMVEWAFTQKERILFLPDQHLGRNTAYDLGIPLEQMAVWDPLAEQLLYEGNIDEIRVILWKGHCSVHENFTVQNIEHLRETEPDMNIIVHPECRREVVALSDDSGSTNHIIQTIESAPEGSSWAIGTEMNLVNRIIQEHPDKLIISLNPNMCPCLTMNRIDLPHLAWCLEAIENGEPHNLIHVEKDIGEYAKLALDRMLIRA from the coding sequence ATGAATTTATTTGAAGCGGTAGAGCAAAAGCACCCTACCCTGCCGGATCGGTATAAAGAGATGACGACAGAAGAACTTGAGGAGCGTGTCCGCGGAGTAAAAAGCCGCATGGGAAATCGTCTTTTCTTACCAGGACACCATTACCAGAAAGATGAAGTCATTCAATTTGCAGATGCACGCGGGGATTCATTGAAACTGGCACAGCTGTCTGCCGAGAACCAAGATGCTGAAGCGATCGTCTTTTGCGGGGTGCACTTTATGGCTGAAACGGCAGATATTCTAACCCAGCCCAACCAACATGTGTACCTCCCAGATATGCGCGCTGGCTGCTCGATGGCCGATATGGCAAGCCTTCAGCAAACCGAGAAGGCGTGGAGCGCACTTCATTCCCATTTTCAAGACACCATCTTACCCCTTACGTACGTCAACTCTACGGCTGCTATAAAGTCCTTTGTTGGGAAGTATGGTGGTGCTACTGTCACGTCTTCTAACGCCCAGGCGATGGTTGAATGGGCGTTTACACAGAAAGAGCGTATTCTTTTCCTTCCAGACCAACACTTAGGGCGAAATACAGCCTATGATTTAGGGATTCCTCTCGAACAAATGGCGGTTTGGGATCCCCTAGCAGAGCAACTGTTATACGAGGGCAATATAGATGAAATTCGTGTCATCTTATGGAAAGGGCATTGCTCCGTTCATGAGAATTTCACTGTTCAAAATATTGAACACTTACGAGAAACAGAACCGGATATGAACATTATTGTTCACCCTGAATGCCGCCGTGAAGTGGTAGCCCTATCAGATGATTCCGGTTCCACGAACCACATTATTCAAACCATAGAATCAGCCCCTGAGGGAAGCTCTTGGGCAATCGGTACTGAAATGAACTTAGTGAACAGGATTATTCAAGAACACCCCGATAAACTCATCATCTCTCTCAATCCAAATATGTGTCCTTGCTTAACCATGAACCGCATTGACCTCCCTCACCTCGCCTGGTGTCTCGAGGCTATTGAAAACGGTGAACCCCATAACCTAATTCATGTAGAGAAGGACATTGGTGAGTATGCGAAACTAGCTCTTGATCGGATGCTGATAAGAGCTTAA
- the nadC gene encoding carboxylating nicotinate-nucleotide diphosphorylase produces the protein MNTIKLRPLLEQFFIEDIGDGDRTSDTLFGNHSTGEVQFTAKESGLFCGGSIILEGYHMMDPSLEVTLYCQDGDRIAKGQILASASGNMASLLKGERVILNLIQRMSGIATMTSRAVSTLNSSHTRICDTRKTTPGLRMIEKYAVRTGGGFNHRNGLYDAVMIKDNHIAFAGSITEAVNRIRQELGHMIKIEVEAESEAQVREAILAQVDCIMLDNQTPESIQYLRKLIPSSITTEASGGISLENLAEYRNTGVDYISLGCLTHSVSSLDISVNATIH, from the coding sequence ATGAATACCATCAAGCTACGGCCCTTACTTGAACAATTTTTTATAGAGGATATTGGAGACGGAGATCGAACGAGCGATACACTATTCGGAAATCACTCCACCGGAGAAGTACAATTTACCGCTAAAGAAAGTGGGTTATTTTGCGGGGGATCTATTATTCTAGAAGGTTATCATATGATGGATCCTTCTCTTGAAGTCACCCTTTATTGTCAGGACGGAGATAGAATCGCCAAAGGACAAATCTTGGCATCTGCAAGTGGGAACATGGCTTCTTTATTAAAAGGAGAGCGGGTTATTTTAAACCTTATCCAGCGTATGAGCGGAATCGCGACCATGACCTCGCGAGCTGTATCCACCTTAAATAGCAGTCATACCCGGATTTGTGATACTCGGAAAACAACGCCAGGTCTTAGAATGATAGAGAAATACGCGGTGCGTACAGGTGGTGGTTTCAATCACCGTAACGGCCTATACGATGCTGTCATGATAAAGGATAACCATATTGCTTTCGCTGGTTCGATTACCGAGGCTGTCAACCGGATCCGGCAAGAACTCGGACATATGATCAAAATTGAAGTTGAAGCAGAATCAGAAGCCCAGGTAAGAGAAGCGATCCTAGCTCAGGTCGACTGTATCATGTTGGATAACCAGACACCTGAATCGATTCAATACTTAAGGAAGTTGATTCCCTCATCTATTACCACCGAAGCCTCGGGAGGTATATCTTTAGAAAACCTGGCAGAGTACCGCAACACGGGAGTCGATTATATTTCACTCGGGTGCCTGACGCACTCGGTTTCTTCATTAGACATAAGCGTCAACGCGACGATTCATTAA
- a CDS encoding MATE family efflux transporter, producing MKQQSQRLGTEPIPKLLFNLSVPAMIGMLVMALYNVVDTLFIARGVGIDGVAGVSISFPIMMIIMAIAAAVGIGGASVVSRRLGEDRQQDANEVLGNLVIMIAAVSVVSIIGAFTFMEPLLTVFGATPDILPYAKEYLFPIMLGSIFFGFAFASNNIIRSEGNSRFAMITMIIPAVLNTILDPIFIFGLDMGVRGASIATVISQASVTIVVLRYFTSGKSSLDVGLEYFKARFDLMKEVLVIGFPAFIRQVGGSAMMIAINAMLIRYGGSFEVGVFGIVQKVTMLAIMPMIGVLQGMQPIIGYNYGAKQFGRLREIIWLGLKVATVISVIVFVVMMAFPEALMKIFTGDPAVIESGALSMRVIFALAILIGAQVVSGGLYQALGMAKPAFILSVARQVMFLIPLVLVLPTMFNLGVTGVWLAFPLSDLLAFILSVFFLYKDRDLFFKAKDDENNEVYEPVQPSTTT from the coding sequence ATGAAACAACAAAGTCAACGGCTTGGCACAGAGCCAATTCCGAAGTTATTGTTTAATCTCTCAGTGCCAGCCATGATCGGAATGCTCGTTATGGCACTGTATAACGTAGTAGATACGTTATTTATCGCAAGAGGGGTAGGAATTGACGGGGTAGCAGGTGTCAGCATTAGTTTTCCAATTATGATGATTATCATGGCCATTGCAGCAGCTGTAGGGATCGGGGGAGCTTCTGTTGTCTCAAGACGCCTTGGTGAAGATCGTCAACAGGACGCAAATGAGGTCTTAGGTAATCTTGTTATTATGATTGCTGCGGTGAGCGTAGTGTCCATAATTGGCGCTTTTACGTTCATGGAGCCTTTACTTACTGTATTCGGTGCAACGCCGGATATTTTACCATATGCCAAAGAGTATCTGTTTCCTATTATGCTTGGGTCGATCTTTTTCGGTTTTGCTTTTGCATCCAATAACATCATCCGGTCAGAAGGCAATTCTCGTTTTGCCATGATTACGATGATTATTCCGGCGGTATTAAATACGATTCTGGACCCGATTTTTATTTTTGGTTTAGACATGGGGGTTCGTGGTGCGTCTATTGCTACAGTGATTTCCCAAGCCTCTGTAACGATTGTTGTACTGCGCTATTTCACATCAGGGAAAAGCTCCCTTGATGTAGGGCTGGAGTACTTTAAAGCTCGCTTTGACTTGATGAAAGAAGTACTAGTGATTGGGTTCCCTGCCTTCATACGTCAAGTAGGGGGGAGCGCAATGATGATTGCGATCAATGCCATGCTCATACGGTATGGAGGTTCATTTGAAGTTGGAGTCTTTGGGATTGTTCAAAAGGTCACCATGCTTGCTATTATGCCTATGATTGGCGTCTTGCAGGGGATGCAGCCTATTATCGGATACAATTACGGAGCGAAACAGTTTGGGCGGTTACGTGAGATTATTTGGCTCGGGTTAAAAGTTGCTACTGTAATCTCTGTCATTGTCTTTGTTGTGATGATGGCTTTCCCAGAAGCTCTTATGAAAATTTTCACTGGGGATCCTGCTGTTATTGAGTCGGGTGCTTTATCGATGCGAGTGATTTTTGCATTAGCTATTCTGATCGGAGCGCAAGTTGTGAGTGGAGGCCTTTATCAGGCCCTCGGTATGGCGAAGCCTGCATTCATTCTCTCTGTGGCCCGCCAAGTCATGTTCTTGATCCCGCTTGTCCTGGTGCTGCCTACCATGTTTAACCTGGGAGTAACCGGTGTGTGGTTAGCCTTTCCGTTATCAGACTTGCTGGCGTTTATCTTATCTGTGTTTTTCCTCTATAAAGACCGAGACCTATTCTTTAAAGCTAAAGATGATGAAAATAATGAAGTCTATGAACCAGTACAACCCTCAACAACCACTTAA
- a CDS encoding transcription repressor NadR: MSEQRKILGEERRQLLLSILKDQGTPVKGGELAERTNVSRQVIVGDISLLKAKNEPIIATSQGYLYMKDKPSEVYERTVACIHSPEETKEELNILVDHGVVIKDVSVEHPVYGDLTATLRISNRKEVEDFVQQVTSKKASYLLELTGGIHMHTITAKNENHLQEAVEALGERGFLADE; this comes from the coding sequence ATGAGCGAACAGCGAAAAATTTTAGGTGAAGAAAGAAGACAGCTTTTATTAAGCATCTTAAAAGATCAGGGTACGCCGGTTAAAGGTGGAGAACTGGCTGAGCGCACGAATGTAAGCCGCCAGGTCATTGTGGGGGACATTTCTCTGTTAAAGGCTAAAAACGAACCCATAATTGCAACGAGCCAAGGGTATTTATATATGAAGGATAAGCCGAGTGAAGTGTATGAGCGGACGGTAGCGTGTATTCACTCTCCTGAAGAGACGAAAGAGGAGCTGAATATCCTTGTTGACCACGGGGTTGTCATTAAGGATGTTTCAGTCGAACATCCGGTTTATGGAGACTTAACAGCAACCCTGCGAATATCCAATCGGAAAGAAGTAGAAGATTTTGTACAACAAGTAACCTCAAAGAAAGCTTCCTATCTGTTAGAGCTAACAGGCGGCATTCATATGCATACCATCACGGCTAAAAATGAGAACCACCTCCAGGAAGCTGTTGAGGCTCTCGGGGAGAGAGGGTTTCTGGCCGATGAATGA
- a CDS encoding IscS subfamily cysteine desulfurase, producing MRTLKGYFDYAASCPIDEEALETYVKASREYVGNSTSLHDAGTKASRLIEHCRETLSHLIGGEAKGVYFTSGGSEGNFLAFQALLSAHKGRHIVLSEGEHASVRNAALKFEEQGYNVSHVPLTSEGVVDIGILKALVTNDTALVSIHHVNSEIGTVQPLEEIAAICRGSGAFFHSDCVQSFGKLDLSQVTQYVDGLTLSGHKVYGPKGVGALYLSPLYTYQPFLPNGVHEAGMRAGTLNVPGIAAFTVAAEKCVNTMAIFQEKFAAWKHVIERDLSRVPGKVEIVPSDQRVPIMGLLVHRLEGQWLMLEGNRAGFCFSTGTACQVGSQKPSRTLLSMGKTVDEARTFIRLSFGHDQTLEDVKELSDWLRRVIEERAAAVVQ from the coding sequence GTGAGAACATTGAAGGGATATTTTGACTATGCTGCCTCCTGTCCGATCGATGAGGAGGCTCTTGAAACGTATGTTAAAGCTTCAAGGGAGTATGTGGGAAATAGTACGAGTTTACATGATGCGGGGACAAAGGCCAGTCGTCTCATAGAACATTGCCGGGAGACGCTTTCTCATCTTATTGGGGGAGAGGCGAAGGGTGTCTACTTTACAAGCGGGGGAAGTGAGGGGAATTTTCTAGCCTTTCAAGCACTGTTGTCTGCCCATAAGGGACGTCATATTGTACTTTCAGAAGGGGAGCATGCCTCTGTTAGAAATGCAGCTTTGAAATTTGAAGAACAAGGTTACAACGTCAGTCACGTACCTCTGACAAGCGAAGGGGTGGTGGATATTGGTATCTTAAAGGCTCTTGTCACAAACGATACAGCCCTTGTTTCAATCCATCACGTGAATAGTGAAATTGGAACGGTACAGCCATTAGAGGAGATTGCGGCGATTTGCAGGGGATCCGGGGCCTTCTTCCACAGTGACTGTGTTCAGTCATTCGGGAAGCTTGACCTGAGCCAGGTGACACAATATGTAGATGGATTAACCCTTTCAGGACATAAAGTGTATGGCCCAAAAGGAGTAGGGGCCCTTTATTTATCCCCCCTATATACGTATCAGCCGTTCCTTCCAAATGGAGTTCATGAAGCTGGGATGCGTGCTGGAACACTGAATGTTCCTGGTATTGCGGCATTTACGGTAGCAGCAGAAAAATGCGTGAACACCATGGCTATATTTCAAGAAAAGTTCGCTGCATGGAAGCATGTCATTGAAAGGGATCTTTCGAGGGTTCCTGGTAAAGTCGAGATTGTCCCTTCTGACCAAAGGGTTCCGATCATGGGCCTTCTCGTTCACCGATTAGAAGGTCAGTGGCTTATGCTTGAAGGGAATCGAGCAGGCTTTTGCTTCTCTACGGGTACAGCTTGTCAGGTTGGATCTCAGAAGCCATCTCGAACATTACTCTCTATGGGGAAAACAGTGGACGAAGCCAGAACGTTTATCCGACTCTCGTTTGGACATGATCAAACCTTAGAAGATGTGAAAGAACTTTCTGATTGGTTACGTAGGGTAATCGAAGAGAGAGCGGCGGCTGTGGTACAATAA
- the proC gene encoding pyrroline-5-carboxylate reductase has product MQQTVGFIGSGKMAQAMIGGMVGAEVIPKDQIIASALTPATLDHVFERFGIQTNHDNRAIAEVADILILAVKPYSYEAVIHEVRHSVKDEAIVITIAPGISSSDIEKAFGKEVKVIQAMPNTPSLVQEGMTAISPNKQVANAELSVVVELLESFGKVEILSEEQMKAVPSISGSSPAYVYMLIEAMADGGVRQGLTRDQSYRMASQAVLGAAKMVLETGKHPGELKDEVCSPGGSTIEAVARLEDEGLRGVLLSAMEACTDKVNKMSE; this is encoded by the coding sequence ATGCAGCAAACAGTTGGATTTATTGGTTCAGGTAAGATGGCCCAGGCGATGATCGGAGGGATGGTCGGGGCCGAGGTGATCCCGAAAGATCAAATTATAGCAAGCGCTCTTACGCCTGCTACTCTCGATCATGTCTTCGAACGGTTCGGTATTCAAACCAACCATGATAACCGAGCGATTGCAGAAGTAGCTGATATTCTAATCCTTGCCGTGAAACCTTATTCTTATGAAGCGGTTATTCACGAAGTGCGTCATTCCGTGAAGGATGAAGCAATCGTTATCACCATTGCCCCAGGCATTTCCTCCTCAGATATTGAGAAAGCCTTCGGAAAAGAAGTGAAAGTGATACAGGCTATGCCGAATACACCATCTCTTGTACAAGAGGGAATGACAGCTATTTCACCAAATAAACAAGTCGCGAATGCTGAACTCTCAGTCGTAGTTGAACTCCTTGAAAGCTTCGGGAAAGTTGAGATTCTGAGTGAAGAACAAATGAAAGCTGTTCCTTCCATTAGTGGCTCGTCCCCGGCCTATGTATATATGCTGATTGAGGCAATGGCTGACGGTGGCGTGCGACAGGGGCTCACGCGTGATCAATCCTATCGTATGGCATCGCAAGCGGTTCTTGGAGCGGCGAAAATGGTACTCGAAACAGGCAAGCATCCTGGAGAGTTAAAAGATGAAGTCTGCTCCCCAGGAGGGTCCACAATCGAAGCGGTTGCTCGTTTGGAGGATGAAGGACTACGGGGGGTTCTTCTATCTGCTATGGAAGCCTGTACGGATAAAGTAAATAAAATGAGTGAATAA
- a CDS encoding MarR family winged helix-turn-helix transcriptional regulator yields MDRNIENLLGYHINVVSHFIQNQYNQKLSEYGLTLAQAKVLYFLSEHGEQAQSEMQKRLYIKGSSMNGLVDSMLKKELILKQQSKEDRRTKLISLTEKGREIDGQLWNLINGTESQLGEGFTPEEQQKMISWLKKMKQNVESSQEE; encoded by the coding sequence ATGGACCGCAATATAGAAAATTTATTAGGTTACCACATTAACGTCGTTTCCCATTTTATACAAAATCAATACAATCAAAAGCTCTCAGAATACGGCCTGACGTTAGCGCAAGCGAAGGTGCTTTACTTCTTGTCTGAGCACGGGGAGCAGGCTCAAAGTGAGATGCAGAAGCGCTTGTATATTAAAGGCTCTTCGATGAATGGGCTAGTAGACTCAATGTTAAAAAAAGAGTTAATCCTGAAGCAACAAAGCAAAGAGGATCGGCGAACCAAACTAATTTCTTTGACGGAAAAAGGAAGAGAGATAGATGGTCAGCTTTGGAATTTAATCAATGGAACAGAAAGCCAACTTGGAGAGGGATTTACACCTGAAGAGCAGCAAAAGATGATTTCCTGGCTTAAAAAGATGAAGCAAAACGTGGAATCTTCACAAGAAGAATAA
- a CDS encoding metal-dependent hydrolase, translating to MVASSHQVMGITWGIGAITLYNMFDVIPDKMFATVLFFAAVVIGSLIPDIDTPKSKLGGPFEKWGFMLVVCLVGVEILTPGLNQAVQFLLMILSPLLFVFSGHRKFTHSIAFIALMTSYSYMLHIYLDIPLFYLAGFLTGIVSHLFGDFLTKMGIPILYPFSKRYYRFLITFKTGSKTEQSITAALVVLNIIILTRNVLG from the coding sequence GTGGTTGCGTCTAGTCACCAGGTAATGGGGATCACTTGGGGGATCGGTGCGATTACGTTATACAACATGTTCGACGTAATCCCGGACAAGATGTTTGCAACGGTGTTGTTCTTTGCAGCGGTTGTGATTGGATCGTTAATTCCGGATATTGATACACCGAAGTCCAAGCTTGGCGGCCCATTTGAGAAATGGGGATTTATGCTAGTTGTGTGTTTAGTGGGAGTGGAGATTTTAACGCCAGGACTTAATCAGGCAGTTCAGTTTTTGCTAATGATATTATCTCCATTATTATTTGTGTTCTCAGGGCATCGAAAGTTTACTCATTCTATAGCTTTCATTGCTTTGATGACATCTTACAGTTATATGCTTCACATATACTTAGATATTCCGTTATTTTACTTAGCTGGCTTTCTAACAGGGATTGTATCGCATTTGTTCGGCGATTTCCTCACCAAAATGGGTATACCGATCCTTTATCCGTTTAGTAAGCGGTATTACCGTTTTTTAATCACGTTTAAAACGGGTTCAAAAACAGAACAGAGTATTACAGCTGCATTAGTCGTGTTAAATATTATTATCCTAACACGCAATGTATTAGGATAA
- the nadB gene encoding L-aspartate oxidase codes for MKQADVLIIGSGIAALQLVTHLNKDMNVIVLTKSSIGEGNSPYAQGGIAAALSPEDSPFHHYIDTLEAGRFTNRTDAVLHLTKEAPDIIRSLQQQGCTFDLTREGELLLGMEGSHSHKRIVHGGGDQTGKAIVECLRSHVGDHVSIMEDTMASSLLMDEDGACKGAQALGPDGTLQTFLASHTILATGGCGQLFSYTSNAASATGDGLALAYQAGAKLTDMEFIQFHPTLLYINGETKGLVSEAVRGEGGYLVNETGERIMEHVHPLKDLAPRHIVAQTIYNQMEDGHDVYVEISEISKFSERFPTVTRLCLEHGIPLEEGKIPVAPGAHFIMGGVETDLVGATSIPGLFAIGEVACTGIHGANRLASNSLLEGLVYGKRLAHHLPSIPTPKLHPITETYHPRPHKELPELRELQDRMMKGAGIVRTKEGLENLKQWLERFPLNLPSQYVGSAVSKEQLTLLFMLTTAKLITTSALSREESRGGHFRSDIPFEKKSWVDVHIHHELNKQKGDRDEYHQATALT; via the coding sequence TTGAAACAAGCGGACGTATTAATTATCGGAAGCGGTATTGCCGCCTTACAGCTTGTCACACATCTTAATAAGGACATGAATGTGATTGTTCTCACAAAGTCATCGATCGGGGAAGGAAACTCTCCTTATGCTCAAGGAGGCATTGCAGCAGCCCTCTCTCCCGAGGACTCCCCCTTTCATCATTATATCGACACTTTGGAAGCCGGACGTTTCACCAACCGGACAGATGCTGTTCTACACCTTACGAAAGAGGCTCCAGACATTATTCGAAGTTTACAACAACAAGGCTGCACCTTTGATTTAACAAGAGAGGGAGAGCTCCTGTTAGGAATGGAAGGTTCCCATAGCCATAAGCGAATTGTGCATGGAGGAGGCGACCAGACAGGGAAAGCGATTGTAGAGTGCTTACGCAGCCATGTTGGTGACCATGTTTCAATCATGGAGGATACAATGGCTAGTTCACTCCTTATGGATGAGGATGGGGCGTGTAAGGGAGCACAAGCACTCGGCCCAGATGGAACGCTGCAAACGTTTCTTGCTTCCCATACCATCCTTGCAACAGGGGGATGTGGCCAGCTCTTTTCGTACACATCAAATGCCGCTTCTGCTACAGGAGATGGCCTGGCATTGGCCTATCAGGCTGGAGCGAAGCTAACGGATATGGAGTTTATTCAATTTCATCCCACGCTCCTTTATATAAACGGGGAAACAAAAGGACTTGTTTCTGAGGCCGTGAGAGGAGAAGGGGGATACCTCGTGAACGAGACGGGAGAACGGATTATGGAACACGTTCATCCTTTGAAAGATTTGGCCCCCCGACATATCGTGGCACAAACCATCTATAACCAAATGGAAGATGGACACGACGTTTATGTGGAGATTAGTGAGATCTCAAAGTTCTCTGAACGGTTCCCTACGGTTACGCGCCTTTGTCTTGAACATGGCATTCCACTCGAGGAAGGTAAAATTCCAGTTGCGCCAGGGGCACATTTTATTATGGGCGGGGTGGAAACAGACCTTGTCGGAGCAACGTCTATACCTGGGTTATTCGCGATTGGTGAAGTAGCCTGCACAGGGATTCACGGCGCTAATCGTCTCGCTAGCAATTCACTATTAGAAGGGCTTGTGTACGGTAAACGGCTGGCTCATCACCTACCTTCAATCCCAACACCTAAGTTACACCCTATAACAGAGACGTATCATCCACGCCCCCATAAAGAGCTGCCCGAGCTTAGGGAACTTCAAGACCGAATGATGAAGGGCGCTGGGATCGTTCGCACCAAAGAAGGTTTAGAGAACTTAAAGCAATGGCTTGAACGTTTTCCGCTCAATCTTCCGTCCCAATATGTCGGGAGCGCTGTTAGCAAAGAACAGTTGACCCTATTGTTTATGCTTACAACGGCAAAACTGATCACCACCTCTGCCCTCAGCCGCGAAGAGAGCCGAGGTGGCCATTTTCGGAGTGATATTCCATTTGAGAAGAAATCCTGGGTGGATGTTCATATCCATCACGAGCTCAACAAGCAGAAAGGAGACAGGGATGAATACCATCAAGCTACGGCCCTTACTTGA